The genomic window GCCATGAGCTCCATGACCTCACGCTCGCGGGGTGTCAGGCCGCCCATCGGCTTGTCCGCGGAGCGCCGGGACAGGAGCTGCGAGATGACCTGCGGGTCCATCGCCGTGCCGCCCGCGGCGACCCTGCGCACGGCGTCGACGAACTGGTCCGCGTCGAACACCCGGTCCTTCAACAGGTACCCGACGCCGCCGTCGCCGTCGGCCAGCAGCTCACGGGCGTACAACTGCTCCACGTGCTGCGACAGGACCAGCACCGGCAGCCCCGGCCGGCTGCGGCGGGCGGCGAGCGCGCACTGCAGGCCCTCGTCGGTGTGGGACGGCGGGAGCCGTACGTCGACGACGGCGACGTCGGGTTTCAACTCGGCCAGAGCCTGGGCGAGTTCCGGCCCCGACTCGACGGCCGCCGCGACCTCGAAGTCGTACGCCTCCAGCATGCGTACGAGGCCGTCGCGGAGCAGGAAGAGATCTTCGGCTAGGACAACGCGCAAGGGATCTCCATGGTCACCATGGTGGGGCCGCCCGCGGGACTGCTGACGGCGAGTACGCCGTCGAATGTACCCAGCCGGCGTTCGATTCCGCTGAGTCCCGATCCCCCCGTGACCGCTGCCCCGCCCCTGCCGTTGTCGGTGACCGAGATCCGCAGCATGCCCCCGGCGTGGTGCACGTCCACCCATATGCGGTCCGCGCCCGCGTGCTTCACCGCGTTCGTCAGGGTCTCACTCACCGCGAAGTACGCCGCCGACTCCACGGGTGCCTCGGCACGGCCCGTGAGCTCCACCGTCACCTCGGAGGCCACCGGCAGGCGCAGGGCAAGCGCCCTCACCGCGTCTCCCAGCCCCCGCTCGGCGAGCACCGGCGGATGGATGCCCCGTACGAGGTCACGCAGCTCCGCCAGGGCCTCCGCCGACGACGTACGCGCCATCGCCAGCAACTTCTTGGCCTGCGCCGGGTCCTTCTCGACCAGCGCCTCGATGGTGCCGAGGTTCATGCCCATCGCCACCAGCCGGGCCTGCGCCCCGTCGTGCAGGTCCCTCTCGATGCGCCGCAGTTCGGAGGCCGCCGTGTCCACGGCCTCGTGGCGCGTCTCGGTCAGCCGGTCGATGCGCCGCGCGAGCTCCCCCTGCGCCGGTGCCAGCGCCGACCGGGCGAGCACGAAGTGGGACCGGAGCAGCGGCTCGGCCGCCCACAGTCCGACATGGAAGACCGCGATGCCGAGGGCCGCCGCGGCGAGCCCCGTCAGCTGGCTGCCGACCGGCACGAATCCGTACCAGTACGTGCTGTCCTCGAACACCCGCCACAGCCCCGCCGCCAGGACCAGCCCCTCCACCGGATAGGCCACCAGCGCGAAGGTGAGGACCAGCAGCACGTAGCCGGCCGTCATGTCGAGCAGCAGCCACCGCAGGTCCCGCCAGGTGGCCGGGTCCTTCAGCAGCAGCGTGGTCCGCTCGACCCGGCCGTTGAAACCGGTGCGCGGATCCTTCGGGAACGGCCGGTAGGGCACCGGGATGCGGACGTCCGACCAGGTCGCCGCCAGCAGTCGGCGCCGGTTCGCATGGGCGCGCACCGCCTCCAGGACCCACGGGGTGGTCACCAG from Streptomyces sp. NBC_01341 includes these protein-coding regions:
- a CDS encoding response regulator transcription factor, with the translated sequence MRVVLAEDLFLLRDGLVRMLEAYDFEVAAAVESGPELAQALAELKPDVAVVDVRLPPSHTDEGLQCALAARRSRPGLPVLVLSQHVEQLYARELLADGDGGVGYLLKDRVFDADQFVDAVRRVAAGGTAMDPQVISQLLSRRSADKPMGGLTPREREVMELMAQGRSNGAIAAQMVVTERAVAKHTSNIFAKLGLPVSDDDNRRVLAVLAYLDRG
- a CDS encoding sensor histidine kinase — encoded protein: MKRAARSRVRTALLTAGRAFVLSFASIVGSTALFVLSVLSLAFVLLGVGLVTTPWVLEAVRAHANRRRLLAATWSDVRIPVPYRPFPKDPRTGFNGRVERTTLLLKDPATWRDLRWLLLDMTAGYVLLVLTFALVAYPVEGLVLAAGLWRVFEDSTYWYGFVPVGSQLTGLAAAALGIAVFHVGLWAAEPLLRSHFVLARSALAPAQGELARRIDRLTETRHEAVDTAASELRRIERDLHDGAQARLVAMGMNLGTIEALVEKDPAQAKKLLAMARTSSAEALAELRDLVRGIHPPVLAERGLGDAVRALALRLPVASEVTVELTGRAEAPVESAAYFAVSETLTNAVKHAGADRIWVDVHHAGGMLRISVTDNGRGGAAVTGGSGLSGIERRLGTFDGVLAVSSPAGGPTMVTMEIPCALS